One genomic window of Leptolyngbya sp. NIES-3755 includes the following:
- a CDS encoding hypothetical protein (similar to AA sequence:cyanobase_aa:Ava_3273): MDSFPSPQELWARWRKSEGLSDEIADNLLTPFDLTGGKIPRYYQRIAINRTVQAILQGQTRSLLTMATGTGKTTVAFQICQKLWTMGWNTAGEHRKPKVLFLADRNILVDDPMLKDFSTFDEDVLHKIQGEVVKSREIYFAIYQAIAKDKNRPGLYRQYSPGFFDLIVVDECHRGSARDESNWREILEYFQPAYQLGLTATPLRDDNVNTYRYFKQPLYTYSLKDGINDGFLAPYKVHRVTTTYDALGWRPSPDDLDRYGRTIPDEEYQTGDFDRAVALKARTTAIARHITNFLKKSDRFAKTIVFCVDEEHVLEMVEALNNLNSDLVQQYPDYVCRVTSAAGDVGKEQLYKFKDVLTRSPVIAVTSKLLSTGVDIPTCKNVILVRVVKSMTDFKQIIGRGTRVYEDDGKLSFTILDYTTSTRLFADPAFDDDPTRIEIEAIDDEGETVDGSEEVIEPEQPEIEERDFEDDAPTGFTGIPEDDDLLPRKYYFDGGQCEVIGEIVYELDPNGNQLRTFKLIDYTGEQVRTLYRSTLEIQQRWANSEQRSEIVQQLGDRGIDFEDLKAVTNQPDADPFDLLCHIAFDAPIMTYKQRAERLRRQRKDFFEQYGNDAREILEILVESYAQGGIEQLALPAALKVKAVEEKYGNVREVAECFGGIDQLKQAVDQLQILLYTA; this comes from the coding sequence ATGGATTCGTTCCCCAGTCCGCAAGAACTTTGGGCGCGATGGAGAAAGTCTGAGGGGTTGAGCGATGAGATTGCTGACAACTTACTTACGCCTTTTGATTTAACAGGTGGTAAGATTCCTCGCTATTATCAGCGCATTGCGATTAATCGAACCGTCCAAGCCATTCTTCAGGGACAAACTCGATCACTGTTGACGATGGCAACCGGAACTGGGAAAACGACCGTCGCCTTCCAGATTTGTCAGAAGCTCTGGACGATGGGCTGGAATACGGCTGGAGAACACCGCAAACCTAAAGTCCTGTTTTTGGCAGACCGTAATATTTTGGTTGATGATCCAATGCTGAAGGATTTTTCAACCTTTGATGAGGACGTTCTACATAAGATTCAGGGCGAAGTAGTCAAGAGCCGCGAAATTTACTTTGCGATTTACCAAGCGATCGCAAAAGATAAAAATCGCCCCGGATTGTATCGCCAATACAGCCCTGGCTTTTTTGACCTAATCGTCGTGGATGAATGCCACCGAGGAAGCGCACGAGATGAAAGCAACTGGCGTGAGATTCTAGAGTATTTCCAGCCAGCCTATCAACTTGGACTGACTGCCACTCCGTTAAGGGACGACAACGTTAATACTTATCGGTATTTCAAACAACCGCTCTACACTTACTCGCTCAAGGATGGCATTAATGATGGTTTTCTAGCGCCGTATAAAGTGCATCGCGTGACGACCACTTATGACGCATTGGGATGGCGACCTAGCCCGGATGATCTCGATCGCTACGGTCGCACAATTCCTGATGAGGAGTACCAGACCGGAGATTTTGATCGAGCGGTGGCACTCAAAGCCAGAACAACAGCGATCGCACGTCACATTACCAATTTTCTGAAGAAGAGCGATCGCTTTGCCAAAACGATCGTGTTCTGTGTGGATGAAGAACACGTTTTAGAAATGGTAGAAGCGCTGAATAACCTCAACAGCGATTTGGTACAGCAGTATCCGGACTATGTTTGCCGAGTGACATCGGCGGCTGGAGATGTAGGGAAAGAGCAGCTTTATAAGTTCAAGGACGTTTTGACGCGATCGCCCGTGATTGCGGTGACTTCTAAGCTGTTAAGTACCGGGGTTGACATTCCCACCTGCAAGAATGTGATTTTGGTGCGGGTTGTGAAATCGATGACGGATTTTAAACAGATTATCGGGCGTGGGACGCGCGTTTATGAGGACGATGGAAAGCTTTCGTTCACAATTTTGGATTACACGACGAGTACGCGATTGTTCGCCGATCCAGCGTTTGATGATGACCCGACTCGAATCGAGATTGAAGCGATCGATGATGAAGGCGAAACGGTTGACGGAAGTGAGGAAGTCATTGAGCCGGAGCAACCGGAGATCGAAGAGAGGGATTTTGAGGACGATGCCCCCACTGGTTTTACAGGCATTCCAGAAGATGATGACCTGCTGCCCCGCAAATATTACTTTGATGGGGGACAGTGTGAAGTGATCGGGGAGATTGTTTATGAGCTTGATCCAAATGGCAATCAACTGCGGACATTCAAGCTGATCGATTACACCGGGGAGCAGGTTCGGACGCTTTATCGATCGACATTGGAGATCCAGCAGCGTTGGGCGAATTCTGAGCAGCGATCGGAGATTGTGCAGCAGCTTGGCGATCGTGGCATTGATTTTGAGGATCTCAAAGCGGTGACAAATCAGCCGGACGCAGACCCGTTTGATTTGCTGTGTCATATTGCGTTTGATGCGCCCATTATGACTTACAAGCAACGGGCGGAACGATTACGCCGTCAGCGGAAAGACTTTTTTGAGCAGTATGGCAACGATGCGCGAGAAATCCTGGAAATTCTGGTAGAGAGTTATGCTCAGGGCGGAATCGAGCAGCTTGCGCTTCCGGCTGCCCTTAAGGTAAAAGCAGTAGAGGAGAAATATGGTAACGTTCGTGAGGTTGCCGAATGCTTTGGCGGAATTGATCAACTCAAGCAGGCGGTAGACCAGTTACAAATTCTCTTGTACACCGCATAG
- a CDS encoding putative RNA methylase (similar to AA sequence:cyanobase_aa:Ava_3271), producing MAKRTTSNNSKPQTTAQRLGSVIKSARDIMRKDKGLNGELDRLPQLTWILFLKLLDDVEKIREEEAFLAGTIDKYKPTIESPYRWRDWAANDEGISGEELQRFISSDEVTLRDGTKCAGLFPYLRSLQSKTGRDRQDVIREVFKGISNRMESGALLRDVVNKVNEIHFDKSEEVNILSDFYESMLKEMRDAAGDSGEFYTPRAVVAFMVKAIAPQVGETIHDPACGTAGFLVAAYKYLREKCQPKDWKILQSSLSGIEAKSCRICWLR from the coding sequence ATGGCAAAGCGCACGACGAGCAATAACAGTAAGCCTCAAACGACCGCTCAACGTTTGGGGAGCGTGATTAAGTCAGCGCGGGACATCATGCGGAAGGATAAAGGGCTGAACGGGGAATTAGACCGTTTGCCGCAGTTGACGTGGATTCTGTTTCTCAAACTGCTTGATGATGTCGAGAAGATTCGTGAGGAAGAGGCGTTTTTGGCGGGAACGATCGACAAATACAAACCGACGATCGAATCGCCTTATCGCTGGCGGGATTGGGCGGCGAATGATGAAGGCATCAGTGGGGAGGAATTGCAGCGGTTTATTAGTAGCGATGAAGTGACGCTCCGCGATGGGACGAAGTGCGCTGGATTGTTTCCTTATTTGCGAAGCCTTCAGAGTAAGACGGGACGCGATCGCCAAGATGTGATTCGGGAAGTGTTTAAGGGCATTAGCAACCGCATGGAAAGCGGGGCACTGCTGCGGGATGTGGTCAATAAAGTGAATGAGATTCACTTTGATAAGTCTGAGGAAGTGAATATTCTCAGCGATTTTTATGAGTCGATGCTGAAGGAGATGCGGGACGCGGCGGGGGATTCTGGGGAGTTTTATACGCCGCGTGCAGTGGTCGCGTTTATGGTGAAAGCGATCGCGCCGCAAGTGGGCGAAACGATTCATGATCCGGCTTGTGGAACGGCTGGTTTTTTGGTTGCGGCTTACAAATATCTCAGAGAGAAGTGTCAGCCGAAAGACTGGAAAATTTTGCAGTCGAGTTTGTCTGGAATCGAGGCGAAATCATGCCGTATATGCTGGCTCAGATGA
- a CDS encoding hypothetical protein (similar to AA sequence:cyanobase_aa:PCC8801_0689), whose protein sequence is MSEHLFAERERLLTLIAEIRNSGAVAPANVWISPNFQNKGGKIYEYYKLTSENPEVKHQSLGKIGSEKYRDWLARIQRRDAIVELEQQLSMLQALIDRQQTKILELPDEESS, encoded by the coding sequence GTGAGTGAGCATCTATTTGCCGAACGGGAACGCCTTCTGACCCTCATCGCAGAGATCAGAAACTCCGGCGCTGTCGCTCCCGCAAACGTCTGGATTAGTCCTAACTTCCAGAACAAAGGCGGCAAAATCTATGAATACTACAAACTCACCAGCGAAAACCCTGAAGTGAAGCATCAAAGCTTAGGCAAGATCGGCAGTGAGAAATATCGAGATTGGCTTGCTAGAATTCAACGACGTGACGCGATTGTAGAACTCGAACAACAACTTTCGATGCTGCAAGCTTTAATCGATCGACAACAAACAAAGATTCTCGAACTCCCCGATGAAGAATCTAGTTAA
- a CDS encoding type I restriction-modification system, M subunit (similar to AA sequence:cyanobase_aa:LBDG_16790) gives MPYMLAQMNLLLNGVEYPDVERKNSLSNPINQIGVKDQVDIVLANPPFGGEEEAKIKDNFDPKMQTSETALLFLQLIMRLLKSQPKPGRAGIVVPNGTLFGDGVAAKIKEKLLTEYNLHTIVRLPNGVFAPYTSIPTNLLFFDASGATEEIWYYEVPLPEGRKSFSKTKPMQESDFDGCFAWWNDRTENEQAWKYHFGEAYRKAKSEAQPHWDAARKAEANANRNAKRMKELETEIQNINSSLLDFAPDQQQAQIKQRIQELKDEQKQVQAEERQQREIARQEQARGDSLYWYIYNLDQKNPNAQNDFEHLPPEQLVADIWSKEQRILEILGEIKDVLQARVPS, from the coding sequence ATGCCGTATATGCTGGCTCAGATGAATTTGCTGCTGAACGGGGTGGAATATCCAGATGTTGAGCGGAAGAACTCGCTATCGAATCCGATTAATCAGATTGGGGTGAAAGATCAAGTCGATATTGTTTTAGCAAATCCGCCATTCGGGGGCGAGGAAGAAGCGAAGATCAAGGATAATTTTGACCCGAAGATGCAAACCTCAGAGACGGCATTGCTGTTTCTTCAGTTGATTATGCGCTTGCTCAAGTCACAGCCAAAACCGGGACGAGCCGGAATTGTTGTTCCGAATGGGACGCTGTTTGGCGATGGGGTTGCTGCCAAGATCAAAGAGAAATTGCTGACGGAATATAACTTGCATACGATTGTGCGGTTGCCGAATGGGGTGTTTGCGCCTTACACTTCGATTCCTACGAATTTGCTGTTTTTCGATGCGTCGGGGGCAACGGAAGAGATTTGGTATTACGAAGTGCCGTTACCAGAGGGGCGCAAGAGTTTTAGTAAAACGAAGCCGATGCAGGAAAGCGATTTCGATGGCTGCTTTGCATGGTGGAACGATCGAACAGAGAATGAGCAGGCTTGGAAGTATCATTTTGGAGAAGCGTATCGTAAAGCGAAATCGGAAGCGCAACCGCACTGGGATGCAGCGAGAAAAGCAGAAGCGAATGCAAATCGGAACGCTAAGAGAATGAAAGAATTAGAAACAGAAATTCAAAATATCAATTCTTCCTTGCTCGATTTTGCACCGGATCAGCAACAAGCCCAAATCAAACAGCGAATTCAAGAACTAAAAGACGAACAGAAACAGGTTCAGGCAGAAGAGCGACAACAACGAGAAATCGCTAGACAAGAACAAGCAAGAGGAGATTCGCTCTACTGGTACATTTACAATTTGGATCAGAAAAATCCTAATGCTCAGAACGATTTTGAGCATTTGCCGCCAGAACAGTTAGTTGCTGATATCTGGAGCAAAGAGCAGCGAATTTTAGAGATTTTGGGAGAGATCAAAGATGTGCTTCAAGCAAGAGTACCAAGCTAA
- a CDS encoding restriction modification system DNA specificity domain protein (similar to AA sequence:cyanobase_aa:PCC8801_3940) encodes MKHLNAAEERFLKNAVILAAQASVFRSLSARYGLGAKLVKQCTKIGSGSTPRGGKSVYVSDGIPFVRSLNVRHYEFQEENLVKIPHEVGESMPNTRVLAGDVFLNITGASIGRSCVAPEKICPANVNQHVTILRPIPEILDSRFLMYWLNDSNTQEEIDTIQRGATRQALTKKQIENFRLPAVPLEEQKQVIRFLEAVRLKQDFTDIELPQHLKQIPSTVVLIRDLASKVEEARGLRSETVREARALLISGRAKVFKKAAKQKTVHFSDLANLERGKFSHRPRNDSRFFGGDHPWIQIAEIEASGKHIRHWSQTLNDEGLAISRKFPKGTLLISIAATIRAVGILDFDCCVPDSIVAVIPKPEINSEYIYHYLCYLRTNLENIAPQNAQKNINLKILEPLPIPNLSFSEQGQIVTYLDTLQEKVDELEQLQFETEDELNALLPSILSKAFKGEL; translated from the coding sequence ATGAAACATTTGAACGCAGCAGAGGAAAGATTTCTTAAGAACGCAGTGATTTTAGCAGCGCAAGCTTCTGTTTTCAGGTCACTATCGGCTCGTTATGGGCTTGGAGCTAAGTTAGTTAAACAATGTACAAAAATTGGTAGTGGATCAACTCCGAGAGGGGGAAAGTCAGTTTACGTATCTGATGGCATTCCATTTGTTAGAAGCCTTAACGTTCGCCATTATGAGTTTCAGGAGGAGAATTTGGTCAAAATTCCTCATGAAGTAGGTGAATCCATGCCAAACACCCGTGTACTTGCTGGTGATGTATTCTTAAATATTACTGGAGCTTCTATTGGTCGTTCTTGTGTTGCTCCAGAAAAAATATGTCCTGCGAATGTTAATCAGCACGTTACTATTCTCCGTCCGATTCCAGAAATTTTAGACTCACGATTTCTGATGTATTGGCTCAACGATAGCAACACTCAAGAGGAGATTGACACGATCCAGAGAGGCGCAACTCGACAAGCGCTTACTAAAAAACAAATTGAGAATTTTAGACTTCCTGCGGTTCCACTTGAAGAACAAAAGCAGGTTATACGATTTCTTGAAGCAGTAAGACTTAAGCAAGATTTTACTGATATCGAGCTTCCACAACATCTAAAGCAGATTCCCTCTACTGTAGTTCTAATTAGAGATTTGGCATCTAAGGTGGAGGAGGCGCGGGGGTTGCGATCGGAAACTGTCAGGGAAGCTAGAGCTTTACTAATTTCTGGTCGAGCAAAAGTTTTTAAAAAGGCTGCTAAACAGAAAACTGTGCATTTTAGCGATTTAGCAAATCTTGAAAGAGGGAAGTTCTCTCATCGACCAAGAAACGATTCTCGATTCTTTGGTGGAGATCATCCCTGGATTCAAATTGCTGAGATAGAAGCTTCGGGAAAACATATTCGCCATTGGTCTCAAACTCTAAATGATGAGGGACTTGCTATTAGCCGCAAATTCCCAAAAGGCACATTATTGATTAGCATCGCTGCGACTATTAGAGCAGTAGGAATCTTAGATTTCGATTGCTGTGTTCCTGATAGCATTGTCGCTGTTATACCCAAGCCAGAAATTAATAGTGAATATATTTACCATTACCTTTGCTATCTTCGTACTAACCTTGAGAACATTGCTCCACAAAACGCCCAAAAGAACATCAACCTAAAAATTCTTGAACCACTACCTATTCCTAATTTGTCATTTTCTGAGCAGGGTCAGATTGTTACTTATCTCGATACTCTCCAGGAGAAAGTAGACGAACTTGAACAACTGCAATTTGAGACAGAAGACGAACTTAACGCTTTATTGCCTTCCATCCTGAGCAAAGCCTTTAAAGGAGAGTTGTAG